A portion of the Micromonospora vinacea genome contains these proteins:
- a CDS encoding chorismate mutase: MMTDVMEQSGSPIRPGQSAAQEAEPAVATPPTGAEAEPTEQQTGTQEPSAAARIVQIRERIDEIDHALITLWQERAALSQEVGVTRMASGGTRLVLSREREILERFRVALGADGTQLALLLLRAGRGPL, from the coding sequence ATGATGACAGACGTGATGGAGCAGAGCGGCAGCCCGATCCGGCCGGGGCAGTCCGCGGCGCAGGAGGCTGAGCCGGCGGTGGCCACCCCACCGACGGGTGCGGAGGCCGAGCCGACCGAGCAGCAGACCGGCACCCAGGAGCCGTCCGCGGCAGCGCGGATCGTGCAGATCAGGGAACGCATCGACGAGATCGACCACGCGTTGATCACGCTCTGGCAGGAGCGGGCCGCGTTGTCCCAGGAGGTCGGGGTGACCCGGATGGCGTCCGGTGGGACCCGCCTGGTGCTCTCCCGGGAACGGGAGATCCTGGAGCGGTTCCGGGTCGCGCTCGGTGCCGACGGCACCCAGTTGGCCCTGCTGCTGCTCCGCGCGGGTCGCGGCCCGCTGTGA